Within the Wolbachia pipientis genome, the region CAGGAATTCACAAAGAATTGCAATTATCACAAGATATGAAAAATTATCTTGTAAAGACGATAAAGTTCTATAGTTTTTTATGTAGTAATTTTAGCTTATTAGTTGCAAATCCTACTGATGTAAAAGCTATGATCAATCTATTTGCTACTCAACCAAATATTGATTACCAAATAGATAAGCTTCTGCTTTCTTTTATTGTGAGAGATGTTGAGGAAAAAAAGCTAAATTCTGAAATCAAACACATGATAGAGCTTCTTGAGCAGCATGAAAGATTTGCTGAGCTCGAATATAAGGTTAGAAGATTAAGATCAGAGTTTGCATCTGGCAAAAGCAGATATTCGGCTGAAGTAATACGAAATAGCATTGCAGAACGAGAAAAAGAGATGAGGGAAATTGAGAAAAAATACGTAAGGCCAAACAATTTAATTAGCGAGAGGCAGAAATTATTAAAGCAATTACTTTGCTAGCTTTTTTTCCACTTCATAAAATTTGTTGTAAATTTGAATAAGAGGTGAAAAGTGCAATTAGGTAAAAAGATAAAACAATTAAGGCTAGATCATGGTTTAACGCAGACCGAATTGGGAAAAAGAATAGGTGTCTCATATAGACAGATACAAAGGTACGAAAATGGCTCAAATTGTGTTTTGGCTAGTAGATTATATGATTTAGCAAAAGCCCTATCGATTGATGTTGCTAACTTTTTTACTGATGTGCATGCCGGCTCACATGAAGTTTACGATGAAGAGGTGTTAAAGCTAGTCAAAGGATATAATGAGATTAAGAGCAAAAGGTTACGTAGTGCGGTTTATATATTAGTAAAATCTTTTTCTCAAAAGACCTGCTGAAAAAGGTGATTGAAAAAATGATGTGAGAGAGGTAGAAGAAGAATAAGCAGATCAAGTAAGGAAAAAAATGAGCTTTAGTTACTATAATATGAAAAAATACCCAAGAAACTTTCGTAATATAACAGGTTTAACTATAGAGGAGTTCGAAAAAGTAGTGGAAAAAGTGAGGTCTGGATGGGAAAAACAGAAAAAGTGTCATGGTAGAAGATCAAAACTACCAACTCTGGAAGATAAGTTGTTTTGCGTAATTTTGTACTATCGCACTTACATAACACATAGATTTTTAGGATGCCTATTCAATGTACACAACGCAAATGTATGTAGGTTACTTAAGAGAATAGAGCCATTACTCGCCAAAAAAGTGACTATAACAAAAGATAGAAGTATGACGCCAGAAAAAATACTGAAGATTTTGGCTGATGTTACAGAACAGCAAATACAGAGACCAGAAGATAGTAAAAAACGGAAGAAATCATATTCAGGAAAAAAAGAACCAACACTATGAAAACTGAGATTATTATCGAAGAAGGAGGAAGAATTTTATCAGTGTCAAAGTCATACCGTGGTAGAATTAGTGATTTCCGCATAAGGAAACAAGAAAAATATTTACCACTTGATAGCATAAAACATGCCGATTCTGGATATCAAGGTTGGCAAAAATTGCAAAGCAATGTTATAATTCCATATAAAAAGTATCGTAAAAAGCCATTAACTCCAGAGCATAATAGAAGATTAGCATCATTTAGAATGAGAGTAGAAAACAAGATCCGAGAGATAAAGATATTTAAGATTATGTCGAATGTTTATCGCAATTTTCAGAAAAAATATAACCTGAGGTTCAATATTATTGCTGGTATTGTAAATCTTAAGCACGCCTTTTAGTTAACCTTGATTTTAGTCACCCTCCTTTCCTTTTTTTATCGCTTGATTCGCAGCAGGTCTAAAGAAATAGGCACTGGAATGACAAAAAAAGGAGGCTACTTGGATGACAAAGGAATAGGCACTGGGATGACAAAAAAGGGGCTACTCGGATGACACCTTTGGGCACTGCCGTCATAAAGGAACCAGTGTCAGCTACTCGGATGACAGGAGAAGGAGGCACTGGAATGACAGGAGAAGGAGGCTACTTTCATGACACCATTCTT harbors:
- a CDS encoding helix-turn-helix domain-containing protein; the protein is MQLGKKIKQLRLDHGLTQTELGKRIGVSYRQIQRYENGSNCVLASRLYDLAKALSIDVANFFTDVHAGSHEVYDEEVLKLVKGYNEIKSKRLRSAVYILVKSFSQKTC